One window of the Shimwellia blattae DSM 4481 = NBRC 105725 genome contains the following:
- the aspS gene encoding aspartate--tRNA ligase, whose product MRTQYCGQLNLSHVGQQVTLCGWVNRRRDLGSLIFIDMRDREGIVQVFFDPDRQDVFNLASELRNEFCIQVTGTVRARDEKNINVDMATGEVEVFATGLNIINRSEPLPLDSNHVNTEEARLKYRYLDLRRPEMAQRLKSRAKITAFVRRFMDEHGFLDIETPMLTKATPEGARDYLVPSRVNKGKFYALPQSPQLFKQLLMMSGFDRYYQIVKCFRDEDLRADRQPEFTQIDVETSFMTAPQVREIMEEMVRGLWLNIQGVDLGKFPVMTFAEADRRYGSDKPDLRNPMELVDIADLVNAVEFKVFSGPANDAKGRVAALRVPGGAQLSRKQIDEYGKFVEIYGAKGLAWMKVNERAKGLEGVNSPVAKFLNAEIVEQILARTGAQDGDIIFFGADNGRIVSDAMGALRLKVGKDLAITDESRWAPLWVIDFPMFEDDGEGGLTAMHHPFTAPRDMTPEELKAQPETAIANAYDMVINGYEVGGGSVRIHNNTMQQTVFGILGINEQEQREKFGFLLDALKFGTPPHAGLAFGLDRITMLLTGTDNIRDVIAFPKTTAAACLMTDAPSFANPVALNELGIAVVKKGE is encoded by the coding sequence ATGCGTACACAATACTGTGGGCAGCTCAATCTGTCCCATGTAGGGCAACAAGTGACTCTGTGTGGTTGGGTCAATCGCCGTCGCGATCTCGGTAGCCTCATTTTTATCGATATGCGTGACCGTGAGGGCATTGTTCAGGTCTTTTTTGACCCGGATCGTCAGGACGTTTTCAACCTTGCCTCTGAGCTGCGTAATGAGTTTTGCATCCAGGTCACCGGTACTGTGCGTGCACGCGATGAAAAAAACATCAATGTGGATATGGCCACCGGTGAGGTGGAAGTCTTTGCAACCGGTCTGAACATTATTAACCGTTCGGAGCCGCTGCCACTGGACTCAAACCACGTCAATACCGAAGAGGCGCGCCTCAAGTACCGCTACCTGGATCTGCGTCGCCCGGAAATGGCCCAGCGCCTGAAATCCCGCGCGAAGATCACCGCGTTTGTGCGCCGCTTTATGGACGAGCACGGCTTCCTGGATATCGAAACGCCGATGCTCACCAAAGCCACCCCGGAAGGTGCCCGTGACTATCTGGTGCCAAGCCGCGTTAACAAAGGCAAATTTTACGCGCTGCCGCAGTCCCCTCAGCTGTTTAAACAGCTGCTGATGATGTCTGGCTTTGATCGCTACTATCAGATTGTTAAGTGCTTCCGCGATGAAGACTTACGTGCTGACCGCCAGCCGGAATTTACCCAGATCGATGTGGAAACCTCCTTTATGACCGCCCCTCAGGTGCGCGAGATTATGGAAGAGATGGTCCGCGGTCTGTGGCTGAACATCCAGGGCGTTGATCTGGGCAAATTCCCGGTGATGACCTTTGCCGAAGCCGATCGTCGCTACGGGTCTGATAAACCAGACCTGCGTAACCCGATGGAGCTGGTGGATATTGCCGATCTGGTTAACGCGGTTGAGTTTAAAGTGTTCTCCGGCCCGGCGAATGATGCCAAAGGCCGCGTGGCGGCGCTGCGGGTGCCGGGCGGTGCCCAGCTGAGCCGTAAACAGATTGATGAGTACGGTAAATTTGTTGAGATTTACGGTGCCAAAGGTCTGGCCTGGATGAAAGTGAATGAGCGCGCTAAGGGGCTTGAAGGGGTTAACAGCCCGGTAGCCAAGTTCCTGAATGCGGAGATCGTTGAGCAGATCCTGGCCCGCACCGGCGCGCAGGATGGCGATATTATCTTCTTCGGTGCCGATAATGGCCGTATCGTTTCCGACGCAATGGGCGCCCTGCGCCTGAAAGTGGGCAAAGATCTGGCCATTACCGACGAGTCCCGCTGGGCTCCGCTGTGGGTGATTGATTTCCCGATGTTTGAAGATGACGGCGAAGGCGGCCTGACGGCGATGCACCACCCGTTCACCGCCCCGCGCGATATGACCCCGGAAGAGCTCAAAGCCCAGCCGGAAACGGCGATCGCCAATGCCTACGATATGGTTATTAACGGGTACGAAGTTGGCGGCGGCTCTGTGCGTATCCATAATAATACTATGCAGCAGACCGTGTTCGGGATCCTGGGGATTAACGAGCAGGAGCAGCGTGAGAAATTCGGCTTCCTGCTGGATGCCCTGAAATTCGGGACACCGCCGCACGCCGGTCTGGCTTTCGGCCTTGATCGCATCACCATGCTGTTAACCGGCACCGATAACATCCGTGATGTGATTGCGTTCCCGAAAACCACCGCAGCCGCGTGCCTGATGACGGACGCCCCGAGTTTTGCTAACCCGGTCGCGCTGAACGAGCTGGGTATCGCTGTTGTGAAGAAAGGCGAATAA
- a CDS encoding VOC family protein, producing MPHWHDIAELADIVDDLPRFVAKLQQFAARLQLDTRPLSADHISLRCHQNTTAARWRQGLEQCATLLSENMINGRPICLFKLHQPVTVGHWQIDVIELPWPGEKRYPHEGWEHVEIVLPGDPLTLNARALALLGDQGLAQPGVVVKTSAPRGEKERLANPTLAVTDGTVTIKFHPWTIEQIVASEQ from the coding sequence ATGCCCCACTGGCACGATATTGCAGAACTGGCGGACATTGTTGATGATTTACCGCGCTTTGTCGCGAAACTGCAGCAGTTTGCAGCAAGGCTGCAGCTCGACACCCGGCCGCTGAGTGCGGACCATATTTCACTGCGCTGCCACCAGAACACCACCGCCGCGCGCTGGCGCCAGGGGCTGGAGCAGTGCGCGACGCTGCTGTCTGAAAACATGATCAACGGGCGCCCGATTTGCCTGTTTAAACTCCACCAGCCGGTCACTGTGGGGCACTGGCAGATTGACGTTATCGAACTGCCCTGGCCGGGGGAGAAGCGCTACCCCCATGAGGGCTGGGAGCATGTGGAGATTGTCCTGCCGGGCGATCCGCTCACCCTGAATGCCCGGGCGCTGGCCTTACTGGGGGACCAGGGGCTGGCGCAGCCGGGCGTTGTGGTGAAAACCAGCGCCCCCCGGGGCGAAAAAGAGCGCCTGGCAAACCCGACCCTGGCGGTGACCGACGGCACCGTCACCATTAAATTCCACCCCTGGACCATCGAACAGATTGTCGCCAGCGAGCAGTAA
- a CDS encoding glycoside hydrolase family 88/105 protein encodes MIIYPVKHSPLLRQPARFIARDELKSLINKITENLINIKDETGEFLLRLDDGRVIDTKGWAGWEWTHGVGLYGIWQYYDQTGDEKMRAIIDDWFADRFAEGATTKNVNTMAPFLTLANRYAQTGNQAWLPWLESWAEWAMYQMPRTEHGGMQHITLAEENHQQMWDDTLMMTVLPLTRIGKLLNRPEYVEEATYQFLMHVQYLMDRETGLWFHGWSFDGNHNFARARWARGNSWLTMVIPDFLELVDLPEHSAVRRYLIQVLESQVAALEKCQDESGLWHTLLDDPDSYLEASATAGFAYGILKAVRKRYIAQTYGPVAEKAIQGIVRHISDDGELLQTSFGTGMGHDLAFYRQIPLTSMPYGQAMAILCLAEYLRTYL; translated from the coding sequence ATGATTATCTATCCTGTAAAACACAGCCCGTTATTACGCCAGCCAGCGCGTTTTATTGCCCGGGATGAACTCAAAAGCCTGATTAATAAAATCACCGAAAACCTGATCAATATAAAAGATGAAACCGGCGAGTTTCTGCTGCGCCTGGACGATGGCCGGGTGATTGATACCAAAGGCTGGGCCGGCTGGGAGTGGACCCACGGGGTAGGGCTGTACGGGATCTGGCAATATTATGACCAGACCGGTGATGAAAAAATGCGCGCCATTATTGATGACTGGTTTGCCGATCGCTTTGCCGAAGGGGCCACCACGAAAAACGTCAACACCATGGCGCCGTTTCTGACCCTGGCCAACCGCTATGCGCAAACCGGCAACCAGGCCTGGCTGCCCTGGCTGGAGAGCTGGGCCGAATGGGCCATGTATCAGATGCCGCGCACCGAGCACGGCGGCATGCAGCACATCACCCTGGCGGAAGAGAACCACCAGCAAATGTGGGACGATACGCTGATGATGACGGTGCTGCCGCTGACCCGTATCGGCAAGTTACTCAACCGCCCGGAGTATGTGGAAGAGGCGACCTACCAGTTTCTGATGCATGTCCAGTATCTGATGGATCGCGAAACCGGGCTGTGGTTCCACGGCTGGAGTTTTGACGGTAACCACAACTTCGCCCGCGCCCGCTGGGCCAGGGGGAACAGCTGGCTGACAATGGTTATCCCGGATTTTCTGGAGCTGGTGGATTTACCCGAACACAGCGCGGTGCGCCGCTACCTGATTCAGGTTCTGGAAAGCCAGGTGGCGGCCCTGGAGAAATGCCAGGATGAGAGCGGCCTGTGGCACACCTTGCTGGACGATCCGGACTCCTACCTGGAGGCGTCCGCCACGGCGGGGTTTGCCTACGGGATCCTGAAAGCGGTGCGCAAGCGGTATATTGCGCAAACGTACGGGCCGGTGGCGGAGAAGGCGATTCAGGGGATTGTGCGGCACATTTCGGATGACGGCGAGCTGCTGCAAACCTCATTCGGCACCGGTATGGGCCATGATCTTGCGTTTTATCGCCAGATCCCGCTGACCTCAATGCCGTATGGTCAGGCGATGGCGATCCTCTGCCTGGCGGAGTATTTGCGTACCTATCTGTAA
- a CDS encoding MalY/PatB family protein — translation MTFNFDERIERRHSDSVKWNKYPADVLPMWVADMDFRSAPCITDALHQRVAHGVFGYAGYPQAFTEQIVNWLALQYQWHIRPEWVVVIPGVVPGLNLALRAFTGPGEQSIAPAIIYPPFHKAARQAGRGQRLAPLRLHEQRWLLDLEALAPEMDGSEKLLLLCNPQNPGGTAYRRAELEAQLAFAQRHDLIVCSDEIHCDLILEPGVRHIPFATLSEDAARRSVTLMSPSKTWNIPGLGASFAVIPDAGLRRRFVAAAEGLMPHVDLLALTAASAALRDGGSWRAALLDYLRHNRDRLCSAVNGLPGLKMVCPEATYLAWVDASGLGLENPARWFAERGLGFSPGQDFGAPHYVRINFGCPASLLEEAITRMQQALCR, via the coding sequence ATGACATTCAATTTTGATGAAAGGATCGAGCGCCGTCACAGCGACAGCGTTAAATGGAACAAATACCCCGCCGACGTGTTGCCCATGTGGGTAGCCGATATGGACTTCCGCTCCGCCCCCTGTATTACGGATGCCCTTCACCAGCGAGTAGCGCACGGCGTGTTTGGTTATGCCGGGTACCCGCAGGCGTTTACAGAGCAGATAGTCAACTGGCTGGCGCTACAGTATCAGTGGCATATCCGCCCGGAGTGGGTGGTGGTGATCCCAGGCGTAGTGCCGGGGCTGAACCTTGCACTGCGCGCGTTTACCGGGCCCGGGGAGCAAAGCATTGCTCCGGCGATTATCTACCCGCCCTTCCATAAAGCGGCCCGTCAGGCCGGGCGCGGCCAGCGCCTGGCCCCGCTACGCCTGCACGAGCAGCGCTGGCTGCTGGATCTGGAGGCCCTGGCCCCGGAGATGGACGGCTCAGAAAAGCTGTTACTGCTGTGTAACCCGCAAAACCCGGGGGGCACCGCGTATCGCCGGGCAGAGCTTGAGGCGCAGCTGGCCTTCGCACAGCGCCACGATCTTATCGTCTGTTCTGATGAGATCCACTGTGATCTTATCCTCGAACCCGGGGTGCGCCATATCCCCTTCGCCACCCTGAGTGAAGACGCCGCCCGGCGCTCAGTCACGCTGATGTCGCCCTCAAAAACCTGGAATATCCCGGGCCTTGGGGCCTCATTTGCGGTGATCCCCGACGCGGGGCTCCGCCGCCGCTTTGTGGCTGCCGCAGAAGGGCTGATGCCCCATGTGGATCTGCTGGCGCTGACGGCCGCCAGCGCCGCCTTGCGCGACGGGGGCTCCTGGCGTGCGGCGCTGCTCGACTATCTGCGCCACAACCGGGACCGGCTCTGTAGCGCAGTCAATGGCCTGCCGGGGCTGAAAATGGTCTGCCCGGAGGCCACCTATCTGGCCTGGGTAGACGCCAGCGGACTTGGGCTGGAGAACCCCGCCCGCTGGTTTGCCGAACGGGGGCTGGGATTTTCACCGGGGCAGGATTTCGGCGCGCCCCACTACGTGCGGATCAACTTCGGCTGCCCCGCCAGCCTGCTGGAAGAGGCCATTACCCGGATGCAGCAGGCCCTGTGCCGCTGA
- the cutC gene encoding copper homeostasis protein CutC, with the protein MALLEICCYGLDAALTAQQAGADRLELCSAPAEGGLTPSAGVLRAVRQQLAIPVHPIVRPRGGDFCYTAAEFDTMMGDIAFIRDLGFPGVVVGVLDEDGQIDMPRMAKIMSCANGMAVTFHRAFDMCRDPFYALEQLTDSGVARILTSGQQASAAQGVALLRELNARSRAPIIMAGAGVRPENVRLFCEAGLQEVHSSAGHRVNSPMRYRKTGVSMSSGPGDDEYSRYCVSAQTVAALKKALKG; encoded by the coding sequence GTGGCACTACTGGAGATTTGTTGCTACGGACTGGACGCGGCGCTGACCGCACAACAGGCCGGGGCAGACCGGCTGGAATTATGCAGTGCACCGGCAGAAGGCGGGCTGACCCCGTCTGCCGGTGTGCTGCGCGCGGTGCGCCAGCAACTGGCGATCCCGGTGCACCCGATTGTGCGCCCGCGCGGTGGCGATTTTTGCTATACCGCCGCGGAATTTGACACCATGATGGGCGATATCGCGTTTATCCGCGATCTGGGGTTCCCGGGGGTGGTTGTCGGGGTGCTGGATGAAGACGGCCAGATAGATATGCCGCGAATGGCGAAAATAATGTCCTGTGCTAATGGGATGGCCGTCACATTTCATCGCGCTTTTGATATGTGCCGCGATCCGTTTTATGCCCTTGAACAACTTACAGATTCTGGCGTTGCGCGCATTTTAACCTCCGGCCAGCAGGCCAGCGCCGCGCAGGGAGTTGCACTTCTTCGGGAACTTAATGCCCGCTCCCGTGCTCCAATCATTATGGCCGGAGCCGGGGTGCGCCCTGAGAATGTCCGGCTGTTTTGCGAAGCGGGGTTGCAGGAGGTGCACAGTTCCGCAGGCCACCGGGTGAATTCACCCATGCGCTATCGCAAAACCGGGGTGTCTATGTCATCCGGCCCCGGTGATGATGAATACAGTCGCTACTGTGTCAGTGCGCAAACGGTAGCGGCGCTGAAAAAAGCCCTGAAGGGCTAA
- the argS gene encoding arginine--tRNA ligase, which produces MNIQVLLSEKVSQALVAAGAPADCEPQVRQSAKVQFGDYQANGVMAIAKKLGMPPRQLAEQVINHLDLSGIASKTEVAGPGFINIFLDPAFLARNIDEAVKGDRAGIAVTANPQTIVVDYSAPNVAKEMHVGHLRSTIIGDASVRTLEFLGHKVIRANHLGDWGTQFGMLIAYLEKQQQENSGDMGLSDLEGFYREAKKAYDEDEAFALRARSYVVKLQGGDEYCRKMWRMLVDITMKQNQATYQRLNVTLTEDDIMGESLYNPMLPGIVADLKAKGLATESEGATVVYLDEFKNKEGDPMGVIVQKKDGGYLYTTTDIACAKYRYEKLHADRMLYYIDSRQHQHLMMAWTIVRKAGYVPESIPMEHHMFGMMLGKDGKPFKTRAGGTVKLSDLLDEALERAQRLVAEKNPDMDAAELKKLANAVGIGAVKYADLSKSRTTDYVFDWDNMLAFEGNTAPYMQYAYTRVLSVFRKAGVDESSLTAPVSISDDREALLAARLLQFEETLAVVARDGTPHVMCAYLYDLAGLFSSFYEHCPILSAESDTVRQSRLKLALLTAKTLKLGLDTLGIETIERM; this is translated from the coding sequence GTGAATATTCAGGTTCTTCTCTCAGAAAAAGTCAGTCAGGCACTGGTTGCCGCAGGTGCGCCTGCGGATTGCGAGCCCCAGGTTCGCCAGTCAGCGAAAGTGCAGTTCGGCGATTATCAGGCTAATGGCGTGATGGCTATCGCTAAAAAACTGGGCATGCCGCCGCGACAATTAGCTGAGCAGGTGATTAACCATCTGGATCTGTCAGGGATCGCCAGTAAAACCGAAGTTGCCGGGCCCGGGTTTATTAATATTTTCCTCGATCCCGCCTTCCTGGCACGCAATATTGATGAAGCCGTTAAAGGCGATCGCGCCGGGATTGCCGTTACGGCAAATCCGCAAACTATCGTGGTGGACTATTCCGCGCCGAACGTCGCAAAAGAGATGCATGTGGGCCACCTGCGCTCCACCATTATTGGTGATGCTTCTGTACGCACGCTGGAGTTCCTCGGCCATAAGGTTATCCGCGCCAACCACCTCGGCGACTGGGGCACCCAGTTCGGGATGCTGATCGCCTATCTGGAAAAGCAGCAGCAGGAAAACTCCGGTGATATGGGCCTGTCCGATCTGGAAGGGTTCTACCGTGAAGCGAAAAAAGCCTACGACGAAGACGAAGCCTTTGCCCTGCGCGCCCGCAGCTACGTGGTGAAACTTCAGGGCGGCGACGAATACTGCCGTAAAATGTGGCGCATGCTGGTGGATATCACCATGAAGCAAAACCAGGCGACCTACCAGCGCCTGAATGTGACCCTCACCGAAGACGACATTATGGGTGAGAGCCTGTATAACCCGATGCTGCCGGGGATTGTTGCGGATCTGAAGGCCAAAGGGCTGGCAACGGAAAGCGAAGGCGCGACCGTGGTCTACCTTGACGAGTTTAAAAACAAAGAAGGCGATCCGATGGGCGTTATCGTCCAGAAGAAAGATGGCGGTTACCTGTACACCACCACCGATATCGCCTGCGCCAAGTACCGCTACGAAAAACTGCACGCCGACCGGATGCTGTACTATATCGACTCCCGTCAGCACCAGCACCTGATGATGGCCTGGACTATCGTGCGTAAAGCCGGTTATGTGCCGGAATCCATTCCGATGGAGCACCATATGTTCGGCATGATGCTGGGTAAAGACGGTAAGCCGTTCAAAACCCGCGCCGGTGGGACAGTAAAACTCTCCGACCTGCTGGATGAAGCCCTGGAGCGCGCCCAGCGCCTGGTGGCAGAGAAAAACCCGGATATGGACGCCGCCGAGCTGAAAAAACTGGCGAACGCCGTCGGGATCGGTGCCGTAAAATATGCCGATCTGTCCAAAAGCCGCACCACTGACTACGTGTTCGACTGGGACAATATGCTGGCCTTTGAAGGCAATACCGCGCCTTATATGCAGTATGCCTACACCCGCGTGCTTTCCGTATTCCGTAAAGCCGGGGTGGATGAGAGCAGCCTGACCGCACCGGTCAGCATCAGCGACGATCGCGAAGCGCTGCTGGCAGCCCGCCTGCTGCAGTTTGAAGAGACCCTCGCCGTGGTTGCCCGGGACGGTACACCCCATGTGATGTGTGCCTACCTGTACGATCTGGCCGGTCTGTTCTCCAGCTTCTATGAGCACTGCCCTATCCTCAGCGCCGAAAGCGACACCGTGCGCCAGAGCCGCCTGAAACTGGCGCTGCTGACCGCGAAGACCCTGAAACTGGGCCTGGATACTCTGGGTATCGAAACCATCGAACGGATGTAA
- the cmoB gene encoding tRNA 5-methoxyuridine(34)/uridine 5-oxyacetic acid(34) synthase CmoB, which yields MTDFGKFYQQIATGPLAHWLETLPAQVGTWQREALHGQFKQWMRSVSFLPELTPAHLDLQNGVCATADAPLSDGQKTGIEKLLRNLMPWRKGPFDLYGIHIDTEWRSDLKWDRVLPHISPLAGRTILDVGCGSGYHLWRMVGAGASLAVGIDPTQLFLCQFEAVRKLLGNDQRAHLLPLGIEQLPALNAFDTVFSMGVLYHRRSPLDHLWQLKDQLVQDGELVLETLVVEGDENQVLVPGERYARMRNVYFIPSALALKKWLEKCGFVDVHIADQCVTTLDEQRRTSWMASESLEDFLDPADHSKTCEGYPAPLRAIVTARKP from the coding sequence ATGACGGATTTTGGCAAATTTTATCAGCAGATCGCCACCGGCCCCCTCGCCCACTGGCTGGAAACCCTGCCCGCCCAGGTGGGCACCTGGCAGCGCGAGGCGCTGCACGGCCAGTTTAAACAGTGGATGCGCAGCGTCAGCTTTTTACCGGAGCTCACCCCGGCGCACCTTGATCTGCAAAACGGGGTCTGCGCCACTGCCGACGCCCCCCTCAGCGACGGGCAAAAAACCGGCATTGAAAAACTGCTGCGTAATCTGATGCCGTGGCGTAAAGGCCCGTTTGATCTGTACGGCATTCATATCGATACCGAATGGCGCTCTGATCTGAAATGGGATCGGGTGCTGCCGCATATCAGCCCGCTGGCGGGCCGGACGATTCTTGATGTGGGTTGCGGCAGCGGTTATCACCTGTGGCGCATGGTGGGTGCCGGTGCCAGCCTGGCGGTGGGGATCGATCCCACCCAGCTGTTTTTATGCCAGTTCGAAGCGGTGCGCAAACTGCTGGGTAATGATCAGCGCGCTCATTTGTTGCCCCTGGGCATTGAGCAGCTTCCGGCACTGAACGCCTTCGATACGGTCTTTTCCATGGGGGTGCTCTATCACCGCCGCTCACCGCTCGACCATCTCTGGCAGCTTAAAGATCAGCTGGTGCAGGACGGGGAACTGGTGCTGGAAACACTGGTGGTGGAAGGGGATGAAAATCAGGTTCTGGTGCCTGGTGAGCGCTACGCCCGGATGCGCAACGTCTATTTTATTCCTTCGGCGCTGGCGCTGAAAAAGTGGCTGGAAAAATGCGGTTTTGTCGATGTGCATATTGCTGACCAGTGTGTCACCACCCTGGACGAGCAGCGCCGCACCAGCTGGATGGCGTCCGAATCTCTGGAAGATTTTCTCGATCCGGCCGATCACAGCAAAACCTGCGAAGGTTACCCGGCACCGCTGCGGGCGATTGTGACCGCCCGTAAGCCCTGA
- a CDS encoding MAPEG family protein, which translates to MVSALYAVLGALLLIKFSFDVVRLRTQYRVSWGDGGFTELQSAIRIHGNAVEYIPTGILLLLLMEMNGAETWLVHVAGLLLMAGRLMHYYGLHHRQSRWRRSGMSATWSALLLMVLANLWYMPWELVFSLR; encoded by the coding sequence ATGGTAAGCGCGCTTTATGCCGTGCTGGGTGCCCTGTTGCTGATAAAGTTCTCCTTTGATGTGGTGCGCCTGCGGACACAATATCGTGTCTCCTGGGGGGATGGTGGTTTTACGGAATTACAAAGCGCCATTCGTATCCACGGTAATGCGGTGGAATATATCCCCACCGGGATACTGCTATTATTACTGATGGAAATGAACGGTGCCGAGACTTGGCTGGTACATGTGGCCGGACTGCTGCTGATGGCCGGTCGTCTGATGCACTACTACGGTTTGCACCATCGCCAGAGTCGCTGGCGCCGCTCCGGCATGAGCGCCACCTGGTCTGCATTGCTGTTAATGGTGCTGGCAAATCTCTGGTATATGCCGTGGGAGTTGGTTTTCAGTCTCCGTTAA
- a CDS encoding DUF72 domain-containing protein: MSLHIGLPQWSHPKWGRLGINSLADYARYFSCVEGNTTLYALPSAEVVQRWYQQTGDNFRFCFKFPATISHQQALRGCHDLTAEFFSRLDPLAARIGLYWLQLPATFGPDNLPALWQFLDTLPAAFRYGVEVRHPAFFNKGEAERQLNRGLHERGVNRVILDSRPVHQALPESIALREAQRKKPRLPVHAVATADQPMVRFIGCEDMASNQALFHTWLKSLARWQQQGSVWLFLHTPDIAQAPELVRALWPTLQQHFPDTGPLPAIPWQARLF; encoded by the coding sequence GTGAGCCTGCATATCGGCCTGCCCCAGTGGTCGCACCCGAAATGGGGGCGCCTTGGCATAAACTCCCTTGCGGATTACGCCCGTTACTTCAGTTGTGTTGAAGGCAACACCACCTTGTATGCCCTGCCCTCTGCGGAGGTGGTGCAGCGCTGGTATCAGCAAACCGGCGATAATTTCCGTTTCTGTTTTAAGTTTCCCGCCACCATCTCCCACCAGCAGGCGCTGCGCGGCTGCCATGATTTGACCGCTGAGTTCTTCTCCCGTCTGGATCCGCTGGCCGCCCGTATTGGCCTGTACTGGCTGCAGCTTCCGGCCACATTTGGCCCGGATAACCTGCCCGCCCTGTGGCAGTTCCTTGACACCCTACCGGCGGCATTTCGCTACGGGGTAGAGGTACGCCACCCGGCCTTTTTTAATAAAGGCGAGGCGGAGCGACAACTTAACCGGGGGCTGCATGAGCGCGGTGTTAACCGGGTTATCCTGGACAGCAGGCCCGTGCATCAGGCGCTGCCAGAGAGCATCGCACTTCGCGAAGCGCAGCGTAAAAAACCGCGCCTGCCGGTCCACGCGGTGGCGACCGCCGATCAGCCAATGGTACGGTTTATCGGTTGTGAAGATATGGCCAGCAACCAGGCGCTGTTTCATACCTGGTTAAAAAGCCTGGCCCGCTGGCAGCAACAGGGCTCTGTGTGGCTGTTTCTGCATACGCCGGATATCGCCCAGGCCCCGGAGCTGGTCCGGGCCCTGTGGCCCACGCTACAGCAACATTTTCCGGATACCGGCCCCCTGCCCGCGATCCCCTGGCAGGCCCGGTTGTTCTGA
- the cmoA gene encoding carboxy-S-adenosyl-L-methionine synthase CmoA: protein MSNRDMLFSAPIEKLGDWTFDERVAEVFPDMIQRSVPGYSNIISMIGMLAERFVTPGSQVYDLGCSLGAATLSVRRNIHHPGCNIIAVDNSPAMVERCRRHVTAFKAQTPVEVREDDIRHVTIENASLVVLNFTLQFLAPDERQQVLNNIYQGLNPGGALVLSEKFSFEDTQVGELLFNMHHDFKRANGYSELEISQKRSMLENVMLTDSVDTHKARLRQAGFTHSELWFQCFNFGSLVAIKEGAAS from the coding sequence ATGTCGAACCGCGATATGCTTTTTTCCGCCCCGATTGAAAAACTCGGGGACTGGACGTTTGATGAACGCGTTGCCGAAGTGTTCCCGGATATGATCCAGCGTTCGGTGCCAGGCTACTCCAATATCATCTCCATGATAGGCATGCTGGCAGAGCGTTTTGTTACCCCGGGCAGCCAGGTTTATGATCTCGGCTGCTCACTGGGTGCCGCAACACTTTCGGTGCGCCGCAATATTCACCACCCCGGCTGCAATATCATTGCCGTGGATAACTCCCCGGCCATGGTGGAGCGCTGCCGCCGCCACGTTACGGCCTTTAAAGCACAGACACCGGTCGAAGTGCGGGAAGACGATATCCGCCATGTCACCATTGAGAATGCCTCTCTGGTGGTGCTCAATTTTACCCTGCAGTTCCTGGCACCAGACGAACGCCAGCAGGTGCTGAATAACATCTACCAGGGGCTCAACCCGGGTGGCGCGCTGGTACTTTCTGAAAAATTCAGTTTTGAAGATACCCAGGTCGGCGAGCTGCTGTTTAACATGCACCATGATTTTAAACGGGCCAACGGCTACAGCGAGCTGGAGATCAGCCAGAAGCGCAGCATGCTGGAAAACGTGATGCTGACAGACTCAGTCGACACCCACAAAGCGCGGCTGCGCCAGGCCGGATTTACCCACAGCGAGCTGTGGTTCCAGTGCTTTAATTTCGGCTCACTGGTTGCTATTAAGGAAGGCGCCGCATCATGA